From a single Mangifera indica cultivar Alphonso chromosome 19, CATAS_Mindica_2.1, whole genome shotgun sequence genomic region:
- the LOC123202792 gene encoding transcription repressor MYB6-like yields MGRLPCCEKAHTNKGAWTKEEDQRLIEYIRVHGEGCWRSLPKAAGLLRCGKSCRLRWINYLRPDLKRGNFTPEEDELIIKLHSLLGNKWSIIAGRLPGRTDNEIKNYWNTHIKRKLISRGLDPQTHRPLNENSAHLGFNSPPHCKTESNEENKCSSSGLTTDEEQQQRQQQKQREKYEQEECNQKLNLELSIGVGATPSELNRASAKSAESKPVQVCYNYQFLEVKERVCLCWQLGFQRSDELCRNCNQISAGFFR; encoded by the exons atgGGACGTCTACCTTGCTGCGAAAAGGCTCACACCAACAAGGGCGCTTGGACCAAAGAGGAAGACCAGCGACTCATTGAATATATTCGCGTTCATGGCGAAGGCTGCTGGCGTTCTCTCCCTAAGGCTGCTg ggcTGCTTCGATGCGGAAAGAGTTGCAGATTGAGGTGGATAAACTACCTTCGACCTGATCTCAAACGAGGAAATTTCACTCCTGAAGAAGATGAGCTCATCATCAAACTCCATAGCTTGCTCGGAAACAA GTGGTCAATAATTGCCGGAAGATTACCGGGAAGAACGGACAACGAAATAAAAAACTATTGGAACACTCACATCAAGAGGAAACTTATAAGCCGCGGACTCGACCCTCAAACTCACCGCCCGCTCAATGAAAACTCGGCGCATTTGGGCTTCAACTCACCACCCCACTGTAAGACAGAATCCAACGAAGAAAACAAATGCAGCAGCAGCGGCTTGACCACCGACGAGGAACAGCAACAACGTCAGCAGCAAAAACAGAGAGAAAAGTATGAACAAGAAGAGTGTAATCAGAAGCTGAATTTGGAGCTTTCCATTGGCGTTGGTGCGACTCCGTCTGAGTTGAATCGGGCTTCCGCAAAATCTGCCGAGTCAAAACCGGTTCAAGTTTGCTACAATTACCAGTTTCTGGAGGTGAAAGAGAGAGTTTGTTTGTGCTGGCAATTGGGTTTTCAGAGAAGTGATGAATTGTGTAGAAATTGTAATCAAATTTCCGCTGGATTTTTCAGATAG